The proteins below come from a single Cinclus cinclus chromosome 23, bCinCin1.1, whole genome shotgun sequence genomic window:
- the PRDM2 gene encoding PR domain zinc finger protein 2 gives MNQNTTDSPVAVETLDDVPEHVLRGLPEDVRLFPSAVDKSRLGVWATKSILKGKKFGPFVGDKKKRSQVKSNVYMWEVYYPNLGWMCVDATDPEKGNWLRYINWARSGKEQNLFPLEINRTIYYKSLKPIAAGEELLVWYNGEDDPAIAAAIEEERASARSRRHSPKARRGKKKTQEGKNKGKKAADTKQKKIDLDSTSADMRDSKEGHKEEDETPSVSAVLSLEQTAVIQEMVNQDVLPKLLIPSPTNEPQVVTEDKQGEAINCVSDDLDDDEEEDEEEEDEEEMEDTNMPKENAEMPLMCEEKLDSLEEQKSTSEESPESSPKKKLVVKIPKAQGESNGDVQETFMFPCQHCERKFTTKQGLERHMHIHISTLSHAFKCRYCGKAFGTQINRRRHERRHEAGPKRKPFLTLTSSQHLDNVADNQVIVDDGLKDDLNVSGLVQDSVVLDSEKVSQEMSNSAFAEENKEPKELHPCKYCKKVFGTHTNMRRHQRRVHERHLIPKGVRRKGFFTEEPPLPTEPAPAVQSVYIASTEIEEEGEGDDVYLMDISSNISENLNYYIDGKIQSNSNTSNCDVIQMEANSADLYGLNCIISPVTVEISSNLKVTQTHVNEPAKEPSSSGSSESKKRRTASPPLVPKIKTEIDPEPITPTSSLNLPLSISTESLPFHKEKGVYLSSKLKQLLQTQDNKKIAPSSEIPKIGPSVTSSPILPPVSSRFKRRTSSPPSSPQHSPVLRDFVKSGEGKTVWNDNIRSSKMPKLESHSNSPAWSSTGREDKETLSPLCFEEYKIPKDWTAAPTFGNVCNQQPLDLSSGMKQRSDVKSKTQVPWESVLDLSVHKKPCSDAEIRECKENSTQLTCSGVKKKKPTTCMLQKVLLNEYNGTDAALDSDLGTGSAAGPREAPEPPAEPEADPSLSASSSTDAQPLSSSASPVPQAPAAPAVCQLPPLLTPTNPPSPPPCPPVLTVATSPPPLLPTMPLPIPDVSASATNTSSCPSPLSNTTTQSPLPVLSPTVSPSPSPVPSVEPLISAASPGPPTLSSSSSSSSSSSFSSSSSSSSPSPPPLSVVSSVVSSADNLESSLPVIKQEEAESEQQKAREDPHTSSQSGVVQETFNKSFVCNVCESPFLSIKDLTKHLSIHAEEWPFKCEFCVQLFTDKTDLSEHRFLLHGVGNIFVCSVCKKEFAFLCNLQQHQRDLHPDKECSHHEFESGTLRPQNFTDPTKANAEHMQSLPEDSLEPSKEEEDEDLNDSSEELYTTIKIMASGVKSKDPDVRMGLNQHYPSFKPPPFQYHHRNPMGIGVTATNFTTHNIPQTFTTAIRCTKCGKSVDNMPELHKHILACASASDKKRYTPKKNPVPLKQTVQPKNGMVVVAGPGKNAFRRMGQPKRLNFNVEISKMSSNKLKISALKKKNQLVQKAILQKKKSAQQKAELKNNPSETDSHICPYCNREFTYIGSLNKHASYSCPKKPISPSSKKNSSKKSAASSPANSDKGSNQRRRTADAEIKMQSTQPHLGKTRARTSGPAQLQLPSASFKSKQNVKFVPSIRSKKPNSSSSLRNSSPVRVSKMSHVDGKKTKVVSKNNSSGISSKASRKLHVRIQRNNKAVLPSKSVASKKKADRFSVKSRERIGGPITRSLQQAANAEAAENKRDESSTKQELKDFR, from the exons CCAATCGCGGCGGGCGAGGAGCTTTTGGTGTGGTACAATGGCGAGGACGACCCGGCGATAGCGGCCGCGATCGAGGAGGAGCGAGCGAGCGCCCGCAGCCGCCGGCACTCCCCGAAGGCCCGCAGAG gaaAGAAGAAGACTCAGGAAGGTAAAAACAAGGGAAAGAAGGCAGCAgatacaaaacagaaaaagattgATTTGGATTCTACTTCTGCAGATATGAGGGATTCTAAAGAGG GTCATAAAGAGGAAGATGAAACACcttctgtttctgctgtgctgtctCTGGAACAAACAGCTGTCATTCAGGAAATGGTAAATCAAGATGTACTTCCAAAGCTGCTGATCCCCAGTCCGACCAATGAACCACAGGTGGTAACTGAAGACAAACAAGGAGAAGCAATAAACTGTGTGTCAGATGATTTAGATGATGAcgaagaggaggatgaagaagaggaagatgaagaggaGATGGAAGATACCAATATGCctaaagaaaatgctgaaatgccTTTGATGTGTGAAGAAAAGTTGGACTCCTTGGAAGAACAAAAGAGTACGTCAGAGGAATCTCCAGAAAGCTCTCCAAAGAAAAAACTCGTGGTGAAAATTCCAAAAGCACAAGGGGAGTCCAACGGTGATGTTCAGGAAACATTCATGTTTCCCTGCCAGCATTGTGAGAGGAAGTTCACGACAAAGCAAGGACTTGAGCGCCACATGCACATCCACATATCCACCCTGAGCCACGCGTTCAAGTGTCGATACTGCGGGAAAGCCTTTGGCACGCAAATCAACAGGAGGAGGCACGAGCGACGCCACGAGGCCGGGCCGAAAAGGAAACCATTCCTGACACTGACCTCGTCACAGCACTTGGATAATGTTGCTGATAACCAAGTGATTGTGGATGATGGTCTTAAAGATGACCTGAATGTTTCCGGTCTCGTGCAAGACTCTGTTGTCTTGGATTCTGAGAAAGTTTCCCAGGAAATGTCAAACTCTGCATTTGCTGAGGAAAATAAGGAGCCCAAAGAATTGCATCCGTGCAAATACTGCAAGAAGGTGTTTGGTACTCACACCAACATGCGGAGGCATCAGCGTAGGGTTCATGAGCGTCATCTTATTCCCAAAGGTGTCAGAAGAAAAGGGTTCTTTACTGAAGAGCCACCTCTCCCAACAGagcctgccccagcagtgcagagTGTGTACATAGCAAGCACAGAAATAGAAGAGGAAGGTGAAGGAGATGATGTCTATCTTATGGATATATCCAGCAATATCTCTGAGAATTTAAATTACTACATTGATGGTAAAATTCAGTCCAACAGCAACACTAGCAATTGTGATGTGATTCAGATGGAGGCCAACTCTGCAGACTTGTATGGATTGAATTGCATAATCAGTCCTGTCACAGTGGAAATTTCCTCAAATTTAAAGGTTACACAAACACATGTGAATGAACCTGCTAAGGAACCCTCTAGCAGTGGGAGCAGTGAATCCAAAAAGAGAAGAACTGCTAGCCCTCCTCTTgtaccaaaaataaaaactgaaatagaCCCAGAACCTATAACTCCTACTAGTTCTTTAAATCTTCCTCTTAGCATTTCAACAGAAAGCTTGccttttcataaagaaaaaggGGTTTATTTGTCATCAAAATTAAAGCAGCTTCTTCAGACACAGGACAATAAGAAGATAGCTCCATCAAGTGAAATCCCTAAAATAGGACCTTCTGTTACATCATCGCCTATTTTGCCTCCAGTATCCAGCAGATTTAAAAGAAGGACCAGCTCTCCTCCCAGTTCTCCACAGCACAGTCCAGTGCTTCGAGATTTTGTCAAATCAGGTGAGGGAAAAACTGTGTGGAACGATAATATTCGGAGTTCAAAAATGCCAAAATTAGAAAGCCACAGCAACTCACCTGCTTGGAGCTCGACTGGAAGGGAGGACAAAGAGACTTTGAGCCCTCTTTGCTTTGAAGAATATAAAATACCAAAAGACTGGACAGCAGCTCCGACTTTTGGCAACGTGTGCAACCAGCAACCACTGGATTTATCCAGTGGTATGAAACAAAGGTCTGATGTCAAAAGCAAGACTCAGGTTCCCTGGGAATCCGTTTTAGATCTGAGTGTGCATAAGAAGCCTTGCAGCGATGCTGAAATTAGGGAATGCAAAGAAAACTCCACACAGCTGACGTGTAGTGGTGTTAAGAAGAAGAAACCCACCACTTGCATGTTGCAGAAGGTTCTGCTGAACGAGTACAACGGGACAGACGCAGCCCTAGACAGCGACCTGGGCACGGGCAGCGCCGCCGGCCCCCGCGAGGCCCCGGAGCCTCCGGCAGAGCCCGAGGCAGATCCCTCTCTCTCGGCGTCGTCTTCCACTGACGCTCAGCCCCTCAGTTCCTCCGCTTCCCCCGTGCCGCAGGCTCCTGCTGCACCCGCCGTGTGCCAGCTGCCTCCATTGTTAACGCCCAccaaccccccctccccaccgcCCTGCCCACCTGTGTTAACAGTGGCCACGTCACCTCCCCCCCTGCTCCCAACCATGCCCTTACCCATTCCGGATGTCTCTGCCAGTGCCACTAACACTTCCTCCTGTCCCTCACCACTCTCCAACACTACTACCCAATCCCCACTACCAGTTCTTTCACCTACAGTTTCTCCTTCTCCATCCCCGGTCCCTTCTGTTGAACCTcttatttctgctgcttcacCTGGCCCCCCTACACTGTCTTCCtcatcttcttcctcctcttcgTCCTCTttctcatcctcttcctcctcatcgTCTCCATCTCCACCTCCTCTTTCTGTAGTTTCTTCTGTTGTTTCCTCTGCTGATAACCTTGAAAGTTCTCTCCCAGTAATAAAGCAGGAAGAAGCTGAAAGCGAGCAGCAGAAGGCAAGAGAAGATCCTCATACTTCAAGTCAGTCAGGAGTAGTGCAGGAAACATTCAACAAGAGCTTTGTGTGCAATGTCTGCGAatcaccttttctttccattaaagACCTAACGAAGCATTTATCCATTCATGCTGAAGAATGGCCCTTCAAATGTGAATTCTGTGTACAGCTTTTTACGGATAAAACAGACTTGTCAGAACATCGCTTTCTGCTTCATGGAGTAGGGAATATCTTTGTTTGTTCAGTGTGTAAAAAGGAATTTGCTTTTTTGTGCAATTTGCAACAGCACCAACGGGATCTCCATCCAGACAAAGAGTGCTCACATCATGAATTTGAAAGTGGGACTTTGAGACCCCAGAATTTTACTGACCCCACTAAGGCGAACGCCGAGCATATGCAGAGCCTGCCAGAAGATTCTTTGGAACCTtcaaaagaggaagaagatgaagatCTAAATGATTCTTCAGAAGAGCTTTATACTACTATAAAAATAATGGCTTCTGGAGTGAAATCTAAAGATCCAGATGTTCGTATGGGCCTCAATCAACACTACCCAAGCTTTAAACCACCTCCGTTCCAGTATCACCATCGTAATCCCATGGGTATTGGAGTTACTGCAACAAACTTCACAACCCACAATATCCCACAGACTTTTACTACTGCCATTCGATGCACAAAATGTGGAAAAAGTGTTGATAACATGCCTGAGTTACACAAACACATACTGGCCTGTGCATCTGCTAGTGATAAAAAGAGATACACacctaaaaaaaatccagtaccCCTCAAACAGACAGTGCAGCCTAAGAATGGTATGGTGGTTGTTGCTGGGCCTGGGAAGAATGCCTTCAGGCGAATGGGTCAGCCTAAAAGACTCAATTTCAATGTTGAGATTAGCAAAATGTCCTCCAATAAACTAAAAATAAGTgcattgaaaaagaaaaaccagctTGTCCAGAAAGCTATcctgcaaaaaaagaaatctgcccagcagaaggcagaactgaaaaataacCCATCTGAGACAGACTCTCACATCTGCCCCTACTGTAACAGAGAGTTCACTTACATTGGGAGTTTGAACAAACACGCATCATACAGCTGCCCCAAAAAACccatctctccctcctccaaaaAGAATTCTTCCAAAAAAAGTGCAGCTTCTTCACCTGCAAACAGTGACAAAGGCAGCAACCAGCGCAGGCGAACAGCAGATGCAGAAATCAAAATGCAGAGCACTCAGCCTCACCTGGGCAAGACAAGAGCACGAACCTCAGGacctgcacagctccagctcccctcTGCCTCCTTCAAGTCCAAACAAAACGTTAAATTTGTACCTTCCATACGATCTAAAAAGCCAAATTCATCTTCATCGTTGAGGAACTCTAGTCCTGTAAGGGTATCTAAAATGTCCCATGTTGATGGGAAAAAAACTAAGGTGGTTTCTAAGAACAATTCCTCTGGAATTTCCAGCAAAGCGTCCCGAAAATTGCACGTCAGAATACAAAGGAATAATAAAGCTGTTTTGCCAAGTAAATCTGTGGCGAGTAAGAAAAAGGCAGACAGGTTCAGTGTAAAATCTAGAGAGAGGATTGGAGGACCAATCACTCGGagcctgcagcaggcagcaaatgcagaggcagcagaaaacaaaagagatgAAAGCAGTACAAAGCAAGAATTAAAAGATTTCAGGTAA